In the Nitrosopumilus cobalaminigenes genome, TTCAGAATTAGCAACTCTTTTGTTAATTTCGTGAATTAAATCATCCATCTGGTCTTTGCTAGGCCTAATCTCAACTTGAGGGTCTAACAATCCAGTGGGTCGTACCAGTTGTTCAGCAATATGAGATGAAATTTTTTTCTCATAATCTGAAGGAGTTGCTGAAACAAAGATGGTATTTTGAATATATTTTTCAAATTCTTCAAACTTTAATGGACGATTATCAAATGCACTTGGCAATCGAAATCCATATGTTATTAGTTCATTTTTTCTTGAATGATCACCCTTGTACATCCCATGCAATTGAGGCAACGTAACATGAGATTCATCAATAACTAAAAGATAATCATCTCCAAAGAAATCCATTAAACAAAATGCTTGTTCACCTGCTTTTCTCCCATCAAAATGTCTTGAATAATTTTCAATTCCAGAACAATATCCCAATTCTTCAATCATTTCTAAATCATATTTTGTTCTCATCTCCAATCTTTGTTTTTCTAATTCATTTAATTCAGGTAAACGATGTTTCAATTCGTCTCTAATTGACTTGACAGCTTTTTTTCTAACATCTTTTGCAATAAGATAGTGTTTTGCAGGATAAATTTTCATTTGACTGATTTTCTTTTTTTCTTTTAGAGACACATGATCTAAAAGGGCAATTTTTTCTACCTCATCTCCAAACATGGAGATACGTACTAAGTCTTCAGAATATGCAGGTGTGATGTCAATGGTATCACCCTTTACTCTAAAATTTCCAGGTGCAACCTCAGTGTCATTTCTTTCATATCTAGCATCTACAAATCGATGAATTAGATCACTTCTTTTAATTTCATCTCCAGAGTTTATTGTAATTGCCAAGTCCTCCCAATCCTGAGGATTACCAAGAGAGTAGATACACGAAACGGTAGATACAATAATTGTCGGTTCTCCTGAGAGCAACATTGCAGTAGCTTCTAATCTTAATTTTTCAATTTTTTCATTAACTTGAGTATCTTTTTCTATATACGTATCAGTTTGTGGAAGATAGCTTTCAGGTTGATAATAATCATAATAAGAAACAAAATACCCAACATTGTTTTTTGGAAAAAATTGTTTTAATTCAGAATAGAGTTGTGCTGCCAAAGTTTTGTTGTGAGATATAACAAGTGTGTTTTTTCCAGTTCTTGCGATGACATTTGCAACAGAAAATGTCTTTCCACTTCCAGTTACCCCAAGTAGAGTTTGAACAGATCCTTTCTTTACACCTTTTACTAGTGCATCAATAGCTTGAGGTTGATCTCCTGTAGGAGTATAATCAGATGCCAATTCAAATTTAGAGACTTGTTCCAACAGAGACAATACTTGAAAACTGAACTTATAGCTAACGTTTACACAATAAGAACAACAAGTCAATAAAGTACTAAATTTGGGAAATTTGATGAAATTTTAAATGTAAATATTTCAGAATCGAAATAGTGCTCTAAATGGAAAAGGATTCAAAAAAAGAGCTAAAAGACACTCAGCAAGAAGTCATGATAGAATTAAAGATCAAGACAAGCGAATTTCTTAAAAAATTAAAAGAATCTCAAGAAAAGAGTAGAGTTAAAATGGACAATATCTAAATTAATCAAAAATTACCATATAGGCTCATCAACCATTTTCAAACCAGAATCAGTTATCTCAAACCCCATAATTTTTAGCGTTTCAATAGCAGAGGGAGAATTTTTCTTTAGAATTTTTTGAGCCAAAACCATTCTATCATCAGGCCTCATGTGTTGACCAATTTTGTATTTACCGTGAAGGGTTTGTGGAGTTACTTTGATAACACTAACAGCATCTAAAACACGCATATCAGATTGTATAGGATCATACTGTCCTTCTGGTTGATATTTTTTCATTAGACCATTTAGTGCAAGTGTTTTTTCTTCTCTATCAGATACAAAAGTTCCCACACCTTTGATTACAATACTGATGTACAAGGTATCAGCAAGAGAGGCATTATGAGGATCCTCAAAATACGATGGTAAAAATTCTAATTCCCTGTCAGCTTCAAACCCTACTTTATCATTTCTAGAAATATTTTCTAATTTTTCACCCTTTACATGAGAATGCATGTAAACTGCATCATTTAAAAAAACAAAATTCATAGGAATTATTTGTGGAAATCCATTCTCATCAATACTTGCTACACGACCAACATGTTCTTCATTTAGAAATTCTTTAACTTTTTCATAAGAGCGGATTTGGAGTATTCCAGTTAATTGCATAAATTAATTTGGTAAAATAATATTATAAATCCAGATCATAGATACCACTAAAATACATGACAAATGAAAAATTATCATGGATGATCCGTATCTAAATGAATTACGAGATGACTTTAAAGGATATTCCAATCAACTAAAAAAATTAAAAAAGAAATTATTAAAAACAAATTCTCCAGAAATGCAAGCCAAAATCATAAAGCATATTGATTCGATAGCTAACAAGATGGAAAATAATCAAAAACAATCAGTAAAGGTGACAAAATCAAGAATCAGGGAAAGAAAAGCAAAAGCAAAGAAATAGAATTATTCTTCTTCATCCATTTCTTTAGCCATTGCTTTAATTTCTAAAATTCTACAT is a window encoding:
- the uvrB gene encoding excinuclease ABC subunit UvrB translates to MEQVSKFELASDYTPTGDQPQAIDALVKGVKKGSVQTLLGVTGSGKTFSVANVIARTGKNTLVISHNKTLAAQLYSELKQFFPKNNVGYFVSYYDYYQPESYLPQTDTYIEKDTQVNEKIEKLRLEATAMLLSGEPTIIVSTVSCIYSLGNPQDWEDLAITINSGDEIKRSDLIHRFVDARYERNDTEVAPGNFRVKGDTIDITPAYSEDLVRISMFGDEVEKIALLDHVSLKEKKKISQMKIYPAKHYLIAKDVRKKAVKSIRDELKHRLPELNELEKQRLEMRTKYDLEMIEELGYCSGIENYSRHFDGRKAGEQAFCLMDFFGDDYLLVIDESHVTLPQLHGMYKGDHSRKNELITYGFRLPSAFDNRPLKFEEFEKYIQNTIFVSATPSDYEKKISSHIAEQLVRPTGLLDPQVEIRPSKDQMDDLIHEINKRVANSERVLVTTLTKRMAEDLAEYLSKKQVRVRYMHSEIEGLQRTEIIRQLRLGEFDVLVGINLLREGLDIPEVSLVAILDADKEGFLRNFTSLIQTCGRAARNSNGTVIMYADNTTQSMKNAVNETKRRREKQMQYNKENNIIPKTIIKSVPEQEVSLDDSKLKSVHDLATEVIDLDAQMKKYSEELDFERAIECRDRIKRLEKEIEFKNDRK
- a CDS encoding pyridoxamine 5'-phosphate oxidase family protein, whose protein sequence is MQLTGILQIRSYEKVKEFLNEEHVGRVASIDENGFPQIIPMNFVFLNDAVYMHSHVKGEKLENISRNDKVGFEADRELEFLPSYFEDPHNASLADTLYISIVIKGVGTFVSDREEKTLALNGLMKKYQPEGQYDPIQSDMRVLDAVSVIKVTPQTLHGKYKIGQHMRPDDRMVLAQKILKKNSPSAIETLKIMGFEITDSGLKMVDEPIW